In the genome of Schistocerca piceifrons isolate TAMUIC-IGC-003096 chromosome X, iqSchPice1.1, whole genome shotgun sequence, one region contains:
- the LOC124722389 gene encoding uncharacterized protein LOC124722389, whose protein sequence is MREENMTENEKNEFGKSLQQKCNNIRTSFSRELKRRAGAKSGSAALRKSPYVYFEHLQFLKETVVDNRTQDSLDETDVAESNYGGCGVHSLLPKKKQKNNDERLIAVLQQSIELREERERNQESDSDRLFLLSLLEDMKKISEQRKLTIKMEITEVKKRAQMLPLRTHHQGYSDYASETTVAGAIAVGMNQKPRQTAVSAWMRTTAK, encoded by the exons atgcgtGAGGAGAATATGACGGAAAATGAAAAGAATGAATTCG GCAAATCTCTACAGCAGAAGTGTAATAATATTAGGACCAGTTTCAGCAGGGAATTAAAACGCAGAGCAGGTGCCAAAAGTGGATCAGCAGCTTTGCGTAAAAGCCCTTACGTGTATTTCGAGCACTTACAGTTTCTTAAGGAAACTGTTGTAGACAACAGAACTCAAGATAGCCTGGATGAAACTGACGTTGCTGAAAGTAACTATGGGGGATGTGGCGTACATTCACTTCTTCCCaaaaagaagcagaaaaataaCGACGAGAGATTGATTGCTGTACTACAACAGAGTATCGAACTGAGGGAGGAGCGTGAAAGGAACCAAGAATCTGATTCAGATAGACTATTTCTGCTTTCATTACTAGAAGATATGAAAAAGATTTCGGAACAACGCAAGCTTACTATCAAAATGGAGATTACTGAAGTCAAAAAAAGAGCACAGATGCTTCCACTGCGGACTCATCACCAAGGCTATTCTGATTATGCGTCAGAAACAACAGTGGCTGGAGCAATAGCTGTAGGTATGAACCAGAAGCCTCGACAGACAGCAGTTTCAGCATGGATGCGTACTACAGCCAAATGA